The Treponema sp. Marseille-Q3903 genomic interval TTCCGCCATATAGATTGGAAAGAACCACGCAGCCCGCCCCAACATCGATGTTTGCATACTTACTTTTCAAAACGATGTCTTTTGCAGTAAAATTCCCAGCCCCCACAGAAAGCCTCACGCGTTCCAAGTCTGCATCAGATGGAATTGTCACTAAAATTCTCGGGACAATTCTAAACCTCCTCTGATGGTTCCAAAAATTCAAGTTCAAGCGGCGTGTATTGCTGATAGTTAAAATACCATCTCCACTTAAATAGCAGTTCATAAAATCTTTTGAAATACCGCGCGTCTCAACAGCAAAGACATCACCCGGAATTGCAACGACATCGGCTGCACCAAAATTCATAAAAAGGCTGTTGACATTGTCTTTTGGAAATTCAAAATAAAGCGATTCAAAACCTTCGTAATCATAATCATCTTTATCTTGATTTTCAGATTGCTCTGAGTTCTCTGTTTTATTCTTTACAAGTGCATTCGCAAACTTTTCACTTATTGTCTTTGCAAGTTCCGCAGGCTGCCCAAGCTCCCGAATAACTTTTTCATCATCATTCGCTTCTTCAAAATAATCTGAATAATACTGAATCGCTTCCGCCTGTTCATCGGCGCTCAGTGCAAGCAGATTTTTTTTAAGCTCGCTCAAATATTCTTCCCTATTCATCATAATCTCCAAAAATCGCTTAATTTTTATTTGAATTGACTCCCATAAGAATTTTGTCAATTTCCTTTCTAAAAGTACACCACTCTCTTCTGTATTTATCAAGCAGAATCATTCCATTTGAAGTGATTTTATAATACCTTCTGTTTCGCCCTTGAAACTCCATATCGTAAGTTTCAAGATAACCGTCTTTCTGAAGGCGACGCAAAACAGGGTAAAGCGTACTTTCCGACACATCCATAACTTCTCGGACATCCTGCGTTATTTTATAACCGTAAGTCCCTTCTATACTCACTACAGAAAGAACGACGGCATCTAACAATGCAGAACCCGCAGTAAACATCATTTAAGCCTCCATATCTTCTTCACAATAATATTATTTACATCAACATATTATATATAAAATAGTATTATGTCAATTAAAATATTGTTTTAAAATAAAAAAATATCCCGTAAATTAAACAGGATATTTTTTATAAAACCGGAATATGCTTCGACGAGATTTTATTTCATAGAACCTCGCCAAATTTTGCAATGTTTCGATAAATTTTAAGCGCTACATTCCGTATGTAGAGATGAAAACTCCTGCTGCAATCGCAGTTCCGATTACTCCAGAAACATTTGGACCCATCGCGTGCATCAAAAGGAAGTTCGAAGGATCTTCAGACATTCCTACTTTATTTGAAACGCGGGCTGCCATCGGAACGGCAGAAACTCCGGCAGAACCGATGAGCGGATTTATCTTTTCTTTGAGGAAAAGGTTCATGATTTTTGCCATGATTAAACCGCCCATTGTTGCGATTGAAAATGCAACTAAGCCAAGCAGAATAATGCCGAGCGAGTTCAAATTCATAATTTTTTCAGGAGTCATCTGAGAGCCTACTCCAAGTGACAAAAGAATAGAAACAATATTCATCATTTCGTTTTCAAGTGTCTTAGAAAGACGCTGCACTACTCCGACTTCTTTTATAAAGTTTCCGAATGCAAGCATACCGATTAAAGGAGCTGCAGGCGGAAGCAAGAGAATTGTAACAACAAGCAATACTAACGGGAACAACACTTTTTCAGTTTTAGATACAGGTCTGAGCTGGCTCATTTTAATTCTGCGTTCTTTTTGAGAAGTCAAAAGCTTCATTATCGGCGGCTGAATCATCGGTACAAGAGCCATATATGAATACGCAGCAACAGCAATCACTGCCATCATCTCTGGAGCTAGTTTTCCAGATACGTATATGGAAGTAGGACCGTCTGCACCACCTATGATGGCGATCGCACAAGCTTGCTTCATGTTGTAGTCAATACCCGGGATAAAATTCATCAATGCAACACCGAACAAAGTTGCAAATACTCCAAGCTGAGCAGCACCACCGAGCAATGCAGTCTTAGGATTTGCGATAAGTGGACCGAAGTCTGTCATAGCTCCAATTCCCATAAATATCAGCATTGGGAAGAATTCGTTTCCAACACCGGCAGAATATATTATATGAAGCATTCCGTCAGGACCATCTCCCATGCCGGCTCCAGGAATATTTACAAGGATTGTACCAAATCCAATCGGAATAAGAAGAAGTGGTTCAAATCCTTTTGCGGCTCCAAGGTAAACGATGAGAAAACCGATTGCGAGCATCAACAACCGCTGCCAACCTGGAACTGGATGAGCTGAAAGTTCTCTAGCTGTTTTTAAAGATTGTTCAGCTTTGATTATTTCCATCTGCTCTCGAAGCTCTTTTTCTTCTCGAACTTCTTCAGGAGATGGATTGTGAATCATCTTATAGATGCCGGTATTTTTTGCTACATTAGTAAAAAAACTCATGACATCTATATTTCTTATACCTTCAGAACCCTTGATAATTGTAGAACCGGCAGACTTTGCTCTTCTGCCGTTGTACGTTTTTGAAGCGCCACAACCTGCAAAAGAAAGAACCGCAGCGATTGCTATCACGGCAAACGAAATCTTAAGAGCTTTGTTTACGCTCTTTTTATTGTTATTCAATTCTGTTTCCATTTTTCACCTACTGAATTTCTGCCAAAGTTGAGCCTTGAGCTATCTGAGAGCCTGTAGCAGCAACAAAATGAACTTTTCCGGCAGCACCGGCTTTGATTTCCAGCTCCATTTTCATTGATTCAATGATAATGATTGTCGTATCAGGTTGAACTGAAGCACCTTCAGAAACTGCGTATTTTAACAATGTGCCCGCAACTGGAGCCGAAACTGCTTTACCTTTTCCGCTTGCAACAGGAGAAGCTGACGGAGCGGCAGCAGGAGCCGGTTTTGGAGCAGGCGCAACAGGAGCAGCCTGAACGACAGTTCCGCCGAGGTTAGCCAATGTTTGACCTGCTTGTATTTGAGCTCCCGGCTGTACGGCAAATGAAATTTTTCCATCAGCTGGAGCTTTTACTTCAAGTTCCATTTTCATTGATTCAATGATGATAACTGTGTCGCCTTTGTGAACTTGAGCACCTTCTGCAACAACATGTTTAAGCATCGTTCCGGCAACTGGAGCTTTGATTGCTTCCCCGCCTGATACAGAAACTGTAGTTGAAGGTTGAGCAATTGCAACAGGAGAAGAACCGGCAGCACCGAATGTTACGTTGTAGTTATTTCCGTTTACGTTGACGCTCATGCTGTCGCCGGCAGGACCTGTAGTTACGTTGTAAGCAGTACCGTTTACAGTGATTGTATAAGAACCGCCTTTGTTTTCCTTTGCAGGAGCGGCTTCTTTTTTAGCAAAAGTTGCAGCAGCATCTACCGGACCGTTTGCACGGCTTGCAAAGAATTTTGGAGCAACGTTAGGGAACATAGCATAAGTGAGGACATCTTCATCTGTTCCGTTACCGCCGTTCTTCTTTGATTCTTCAACCATTTTGTCCCATTCTGGAGCAATTTCATCAGCCGGACGACAAGTCACAACTTCTTTCATGCCGTTCTGTTCAAGAGCTTTTTTAACGAGTTCCTGATTAGGTTCAGCCGGTAATTTTCCGAATCTTCCGACAAGAAGATTTCTGAAGTCCTGTGTCATAACTTTGTAAGGTCCCATCAGAACGTTCATAACAGCCTGAGTTCCGACAATCTGTGATGTTGGAGTTACAAGAGGAACATATCCGATATCTTTGTGCACACGCGGGAGCTCTGCGAGAACTTCGTCCATCTTGTCTCCTGCGTTCTGCTGTTTTAGCTGTGATTCGAGGTTTGAAAGCATTCCTCCAGGCACCTGAGAAAGGAGAATACGTGTATCGGCACCGAGGAATTTAGATTCAAGTGAAGAATAGTGAGTACGAATCTCTCTGAAATATGCAGCGAGTTCAAGCAAAGCCTTTGTGTCAAGCCCTGTATCCAAGTCTGTACCTTTCAACATTTCAACAACTGTTTCAGTAGGTGAATGCGATGTTCCCATAGACATAGACGAAATTGCAGTATCGAGCCAATCAGCTCCGGCTTCAGCACCTTTCAACAAAGTTGCAACAGAGAGACCTGTCGTAGCGTGAGAGTGAATCTCAACAGGAAGGTCAACTTTTGCTTTTATTGCTTTTACCAAATCGTAAGCAGCGTAAGGTTTGAGCAATCCCGACATATCTTTTATACAGATTGAATCAGCTCCAAATTCAGCATAAGTTTTTGCAAGTTCTGCATATTTTTCAATTGTGTGATACGGAGTAACAGCGTAAGAAATAGCCATCTGTACGTGTTTTCCGGTTTTTTTTGCAGCTTTTGAAGCGCATTCCATATTGCGAGGATCGTTACATGCATCAAAAATACGAAAACAGTCGATACCGTTTTTAGCAGCAGCTTCAACAAATTTTCTTACAACGTCATCAGCATAGTGACGGTAGCCTAGCAAGTTCTGTGCACGAAGCAACATCATAATTTTTGAGTTAGGCATTGCCGCATGAAGCTTGCGAAGTCTTTCCCACGGATCTTCGTTCAAAAATCTGATACACGAGTCATAAGTCGCTCCGCCCCATCCTTCTACAAATTTATAACCGATTTTATCGAGCATAGGAGCTGCAGGAAGCATATCCGCAGTAGTCATACGTGTTGCGAGAAGACTCTGATGAGCATCTCTGATAACAAGTTCAGTAATTCCAACTTTAGCCATATTATATTCCCCTTAAATTACGAGTTTAATGCCTTGTCATGCACGGCAGCTGCGATTACAGCAACTATTGAACCATCATTTCCAGCACTTGAGACTGGAGCCGAAGCCACCGGTGTGTCTTTTGATTCTTCTTTATCAAGTTTAAATGCGTGTACAAAAATTTTAAGCAAATTCATACAGCAGATAAGAATGATGATAAAACCAAATACAACACCCATACCTAGCAATGTCAGAAGTCCACTCTGACCAAGCATTTCCGTAATTGTCATTTTTTATCCTCAAAAAAAATATTCCAAAAAAATCGGCATTTCCGCCGATTTTAATAATTTGATTATATATAAACATTTTTTTTTATTCAATTCACTTTTGCCGATGTCAAACAAATAGCCGTTTCCTATCAGACTTTTTCCGACACTTTTTTCATTCTATCTTCAAGCACACGTTTCCCTCATACGATTTCGGTTCTCTTTCAGTTTTCATTGTGTTTTGCTGAAAATCGTTTCAATCCATACGCTCCTATTTACCTTTTATTTGAAAAAAATATTTGATATAATAATTTTACGAAAATGTCATAAAAGGTTACGTATGTATATAAAAGATTTCATTTTATTCGGATTGCTGCTTGCAATCATAGGATTATATATTTTTGCATGCATAAAAAAGAATGCATCGATAGAAAAGCTAACTTCAGTGCTTTTAATTCCTTTTTGCAGTTTTCTATGCATTTCGATATTGGTCAATTATCTTCCTGATTCTTTTCATATAATAATCATTTCCGTCTTTGCGCTTTTATTTTCATCTGCGGCGGCTTTCTTTTTTATATTTGAAAAAACTGATGACAATAAAGCGTTTATCTATCGGCTGATTGGAATAGTTTCATTCACAATCTGTATATTATTCTGGCTCAATCTATATTCGACTATTTTCTATATATACAAAGTGCCAGAATGGCTGAACATATCAGCTGCATTTTTTTACTTTGTGACTGCAATAGCAATATGCGTTTTATGCGGAAAACAAAAGATTTCTTATTATGCAATTTTTATTGTGATTTACATGACTGCGCTTTCGCTGAACCACTTTGTTTTTGTAGCGCTGTTCCTTGAACATTCCATCAGGACAGTTCCGCTAGCAGCAGGCTCCTTGTGCACAATTTCATTTGTGATTCTAGAATATATAAAATACACAAAAAAAGAATATAAAATAAGCAGAAAAATAGAATTCGTAATCCTCGCGGCTTCTCAATTTTTGATAGCCGGCTCAAACATCCTGATGATAAAATAATCAAAAAAAATATTTGAATAATTCTCGCTGCCTGATAATGCTAGATTTTTAGTTTGCACTTTTTTTAATTAAAAAGATCGTCCCACCCGTAGAGATTTCCTTTAGAGAGTTTTCCTGTTTTTAACGATGATGACAACTTTACAAGCGATTCTACAGCTCCGACTGCAAAACCTTCTCGGCTTCGTGCCGTGTGCGTAAGTTCAATTGTGTCAGCCGTCCCGTCAAAAAAAACTTTATGAGTTCCGGGAACATTGCCGCAGCGTGTTGAACTTACATGAAGCTGATTTTGAGAAGGACGCTGATGAAAAGAATCTGTCACAATTTCCGATTTTTCAGAATAAGAAAGCTGAATGCGCCGTGCGATTTCCAATGCAGTTCCCGAAGGGCTGTCCGCCTTTTGATTGTGATGCATTTCCCATGTCGCCACATCGTAGTCTTTGTAATCATGCATGATTCTCGCTGCTTCTTCTACGATTTTATAAAACATATTTACACCGATAGAAAAGTTTCCGGCAGTCATCACGGTTCCGCCTACAGATTTTGCGTATTCAGCGATTTCTTTGTATCTGTCATTCCAACCTGTCGTTCCTACGACGAGCGGCAATTGAAGAGGAAGAATAGCTTTTATATTTTCTATCACGGAAGACGGGTGAGTAAATTCAATCACACCTTCTGCTCCGCTCGACTTTACACTTCTGGCAACAGCGCCTGAATCATTTTCAGAAACTTTTACGGAAGCGTCTTGAGCATAAACATCGATCGTTGCGACAACTTCGTGACCGGCTCGTTTTGCACACTGTTCAATCATGTGCCCCATTTTTCCGTATCCGACAAGTGCGATTTTCATTGCAAACTCCTTTAGTTAAAATAAGCAGCGTGGAGAATCTGCACGGTTTTTTCCGCTTCATCATCGTCTACAATCATGCTGATGTTGACTTTGCTTGCCCCTTGAGAAATCATCTGAACGTTGATTCCTTCGTCTGCGAGTGCATCAAAACCGCTTGCCAAAATTGCAGAGCTGTGGGCTGCGTCGCATATAATTGTGACAATTGCTTTGCACTTGCGGACTGCAACCTGACTTGCCTGCTCCAAATCTAAAATCAATCCAGCCGGTAAATCATTTTTTGAATT includes:
- a CDS encoding OadG family protein, producing the protein MTITEMLGQSGLLTLLGMGVVFGFIIILICCMNLLKIFVHAFKLDKEESKDTPVASAPVSSAGNDGSIVAVIAAAVHDKALNS
- the oadA gene encoding sodium-extruding oxaloacetate decarboxylase subunit alpha, whose translation is MAKVGITELVIRDAHQSLLATRMTTADMLPAAPMLDKIGYKFVEGWGGATYDSCIRFLNEDPWERLRKLHAAMPNSKIMMLLRAQNLLGYRHYADDVVRKFVEAAAKNGIDCFRIFDACNDPRNMECASKAAKKTGKHVQMAISYAVTPYHTIEKYAELAKTYAEFGADSICIKDMSGLLKPYAAYDLVKAIKAKVDLPVEIHSHATTGLSVATLLKGAEAGADWLDTAISSMSMGTSHSPTETVVEMLKGTDLDTGLDTKALLELAAYFREIRTHYSSLESKFLGADTRILLSQVPGGMLSNLESQLKQQNAGDKMDEVLAELPRVHKDIGYVPLVTPTSQIVGTQAVMNVLMGPYKVMTQDFRNLLVGRFGKLPAEPNQELVKKALEQNGMKEVVTCRPADEIAPEWDKMVEESKKNGGNGTDEDVLTYAMFPNVAPKFFASRANGPVDAAATFAKKEAAPAKENKGGSYTITVNGTAYNVTTGPAGDSMSVNVNGNNYNVTFGAAGSSPVAIAQPSTTVSVSGGEAIKAPVAGTMLKHVVAEGAQVHKGDTVIIIESMKMELEVKAPADGKISFAVQPGAQIQAGQTLANLGGTVVQAAPVAPAPKPAPAAAPSASPVASGKGKAVSAPVAGTLLKYAVSEGASVQPDTTIIIIESMKMELEIKAGAAGKVHFVAATGSQIAQGSTLAEIQ
- a CDS encoding sodium ion-translocating decarboxylase subunit beta, which translates into the protein METELNNNKKSVNKALKISFAVIAIAAVLSFAGCGASKTYNGRRAKSAGSTIIKGSEGIRNIDVMSFFTNVAKNTGIYKMIHNPSPEEVREEKELREQMEIIKAEQSLKTARELSAHPVPGWQRLLMLAIGFLIVYLGAAKGFEPLLLIPIGFGTILVNIPGAGMGDGPDGMLHIIYSAGVGNEFFPMLIFMGIGAMTDFGPLIANPKTALLGGAAQLGVFATLFGVALMNFIPGIDYNMKQACAIAIIGGADGPTSIYVSGKLAPEMMAVIAVAAYSYMALVPMIQPPIMKLLTSQKERRIKMSQLRPVSKTEKVLFPLVLLVVTILLLPPAAPLIGMLAFGNFIKEVGVVQRLSKTLENEMMNIVSILLSLGVGSQMTPEKIMNLNSLGIILLGLVAFSIATMGGLIMAKIMNLFLKEKINPLIGSAGVSAVPMAARVSNKVGMSEDPSNFLLMHAMGPNVSGVIGTAIAAGVFISTYGM
- a CDS encoding DUF1700 domain-containing protein, giving the protein MMNREEYLSELKKNLLALSADEQAEAIQYYSDYFEEANDDEKVIRELGQPAELAKTISEKFANALVKNKTENSEQSENQDKDDYDYEGFESLYFEFPKDNVNSLFMNFGAADVVAIPGDVFAVETRGISKDFMNCYLSGDGILTISNTRRLNLNFWNHQRRFRIVPRILVTIPSDADLERVRLSVGAGNFTAKDIVLKSKYANIDVGAGCVVLSNLYGGKVNFRCGMGSLKFKGTIKGVSNIDCGMGSINLKLDGKASDYSFDAKIGLGDFKFDGEKRSGFAQKISQPERENHFSVNVGMGTVKIGFNK
- a CDS encoding PadR family transcriptional regulator, which gives rise to MMFTAGSALLDAVVLSVVSIEGTYGYKITQDVREVMDVSESTLYPVLRRLQKDGYLETYDMEFQGRNRRYYKITSNGMILLDKYRREWCTFRKEIDKILMGVNSNKN
- the dapB gene encoding 4-hydroxy-tetrahydrodipicolinate reductase, whose product is MKIALVGYGKMGHMIEQCAKRAGHEVVATIDVYAQDASVKVSENDSGAVARSVKSSGAEGVIEFTHPSSVIENIKAILPLQLPLVVGTTGWNDRYKEIAEYAKSVGGTVMTAGNFSIGVNMFYKIVEEAARIMHDYKDYDVATWEMHHNQKADSPSGTALEIARRIQLSYSEKSEIVTDSFHQRPSQNQLHVSSTRCGNVPGTHKVFFDGTADTIELTHTARSREGFAVGAVESLVKLSSSLKTGKLSKGNLYGWDDLFN